The DNA sequence ATCCTTGGCTTTCTTGTGGTAACCCAGCGTTGGTCAGACAGCCAAGCAGACGCTACCTGGAATACTGTAGCTACCAATCCGGATCCCCGCGTCGTTTCAGCAACCATGACCATGATACGAGGTATAGTCAACCTCATGAAGCCCATGGAGCTAATGTATCTCTGCACGAAGCTTTACGAGTTACCCATCGGTACCTACACGCTGGAAATTCTACGGTTTCTTCGAGAGATCAGCACAAGGATTACGGACAAGGCCACACCCGAGGATTATGCCGCAAGAGGTCCTAGTGGTTGTCCTTGGAACGTTTGCATTCGCATGGTATGCGATACTGTGTCTCATGTGGAGACGACCAAGGGTATGCTGGACATTCATAACGAGGCTGTCGATCATCTGCGACTGTTAGTCCACAAGGTCCCCATTGATGAGCGCCTAGCTATCTATCGCGAATGCGCTGGTCACATTGGGAGCCACTCACCAAAGGCTACCGGTAGTGTCAAGGTTATTTCCATTCTTGCTTCGCCATTTCATCCAGCCACGGATGCGTTCTTTCAGCAGAATCAGGATGTGGTACGCATGATTCTAGAAGAAATCCCCTGGTTCGTAGAAGCCGAACGGGAAACTGGAGCCAATGCGGCAGCTTCAATGGCTCTCAGTTATCGATTAGAGCTTCTCTCGCTCATGATCCATCGTGTTGGGTCCTCAATACCCACCGAGATTTATGAGGATCTCTGGGAGTACACCATCGGTACGCGTGCACTCTCAAACGACGCCCGGGATTCTGCATGGAAGCAGTTACTGCAAACGAACAAATCGGCCCCGAACAACGAATACTGCAGACGACTCGTCTCTTCGCATCTACCCAACATGGAACCCAAATTCTACACCCATGCCATGTTCGAATTCGTCGAAAACTACAGTTTCCCTACCACTCATCATGTCGTGGAGACGGATGATGGGGAGAACACGGTATTGCAGATTCCTGGAGCCGAGTTGCTCTGGCCTATGATCCTTTCTTCGCCAGAGGGTACGATTGAAGACTGCGCTGCACGTCTACTCGCAGCTCGTTATGTGCAGATTGACGAAGCCGAGGGCGTCACGCTGGGGGATGTAGAGGCAGCCCATGTTATACTTGTCGAGAAGTGCATGCAAGAGATTCGATCCGCATGTAAGATTGTACGCACTCAGCCGTCTAGTAGTGTAGATGCAGGTACAAACGCTACCGTATCCGATACGACGGTGCAAGAGAAAGAGGGCCGCTGTCGAAGGATAATTCTGTTCCAAAAGTTGTTGCTTGCAAAGATACGCCAAAAACCAGAGTTCAATCGCGGCCGGAGAGCAGACTCCAAGGTCGACGAGATGGATGTACCCTATGGCGATGCGATTACCATTCGCTTTCAAAGCGGCAACAAAGAGAGGCAAACCGTCATGATGGGCGCGGACCACACATTGGATGATCTCTACCGGAAGCTATGTCACGTCGTTGGCTATACCAAGGTCAATCTCTTCGCCAGGGGCCAAAGGCTCAACGTAGCCGAGAGACCGAACGAGAAGATTTGCGAAGTCGACTTCGGAGGCCAGCTTCTTGTCCAAGGAACACCGGGTACAGAAGTTACGCGTCCCCTGTCTGTGATAGCCATTGGTTCCTCGGTTTTTGAATCCACTGTTGTCAAGTACTTTGATGAGCTGTTTTCATTGATGGATTCCGATGATACCATCAGTAAATTGGTAGGAGTCCATTCGGAGTTGTATGTTACCTTGCTAACTTTTCCTAGCTATTTGAGTACTTGAGCTTCTTCCCAGCCCCAAGCTCTATTGTAGATAGCGTCATGACCGACGAAGCACAGTCTGAAGACCTTTTCCCACCAGGAAAGTTCTTCCAGGCACGGTACGCGGCACTCGCCCTTCAAGCTAGATTGCAAGAGCAGATACGCTATGTAAGTAAAAGACGGGAAACCCACGTTCACTTCATTACTGACTTGTGCAAAGTCGACCCTTGATGAGAAGTTTGTAACAAAGGCCATACGCCACCTGGATGCAGCACTTCTGAACACTACCCTCATCGCTGAAAAGATTGCGAGCTTGCAAGAGCGTCGATTAGCAACAGTCCTTGTCAACGTCCTATTGGAGTTTCTCAGAGGTAAGTACCACGTCGGTAGCTTTGTTGCCATTGCCAACGTCTTATGCGAAGCAGAGCGACCCTCCGCTGAGACATCGGCTACCTACTTTTCCGACGGAGCACGACTCGCCAACCGTCTTGTAACGATCCTATCCGTGGCATTagagaagaaagaaaatGCCGTGGTTATTCATGATTGCTACGGTGTTATTATTGAAGCATCACTGCATTCGCGGGTGATATGGGAAGCTTTTATCAAGCATCCGGAAGTTCCTTCGCTTCACAGGGTACTTCTACTACAAGACGACAGACAGTCAGTCCGAGAGAACATTTCAAAGAAGATTGCTTCAATCTGCGGTGGAGGTCTTCCTTTCACATGTCCACTCAGCCAAGGCGAAATCGCTGGGCAGGTCTGGGCAGGTATTTCTGCTATCCTTCCCGATACTGTACTCTACCCGAAGCAGTCCCGAGAACTATTCACTATGGCCGATCATGTATTCCACGTCCAAGATGAGCATGAACGCAACGAGGGCACCCTCAGAATGTTCCTGGCCACGTGGAGCGGCCTGCTTCTGAAGCATAAGCATGAGGAAATCGTGGGTCGAGAGGAAACCGACTATGTTGTTTCGGGCTTCACAAAGCTTCTTCTGAGCTGCATCATGTCGCTCAAGTCGTTCAAGAGGCCCATTAATGCAAGCGACATTATGGAACAGATTTTCAAGAAATACATTTTCACGAGGAGGTACGTCTGCCGAGCCTCCAGAACACTCGATTCGCTCAATGGGCGATTTGGGTGCATCTTACCATACTCGATGCTAAGAGGGATACTGACAAGATATAGTTCTTCCACGCTAGAAGACGGTGTAGCTCCTGTCCCGATACTGGAGTCCCATACGAGGCGTGAACTGTACGATCTCATGCTTGCCTTGGTCGACGACAGCAGCACGTACAGCAATCTTCTCAAGCTTGCCGAGGAGGTAGAGGATGAAGATTTTGATCCCGTCATGTCAACAATTTCTGTTGATCGCTCCGTGGAGATACGATCCGGCACCGGCTATGTGGGGTTGTATAACCCGCGAGCTATCTGCTATGCAAACTCGCTACTGACACAGCTTTTCATGAATGTAAACTTTCGAAAGTTTATGCTCGGCTTGGAGTTGCAGGAACGCGATGGCTCCCAGAAGCTGCTACTCGAAACGCAGAGGCTCTTCACCAACATGCAGCACTCCTTCCGCAGGGCTGCTGATCCACGCAACTTCGCAGCCTGTGTCAAGGATTCAGAATCCATGCCAATCGATATCAGCATTCAAATGGATGCCGATGAGTTCTACAATTCCCTCTTTGATCAATGGGAACGCCAGCTCATCAATGAGACACATAAGCAGCAATTCCGTTCCTTCTACGGTGGCCAAACTCTTAATCAGATCAAGTCAACGGAATGTGAGCACGTCTCTGAGCGAGCAGAGCCGTTCTTTGCTGTGCAATGCGATGTCTTGGGCAAATCAACTCTACAAGAAAGTCTCCAAGCTTTCGTTAGTGGCGATGTCATGGAGGGCGACAACAAATACAAGTGCGAGTCGTGTGGCGGTAAATACGTGAACGCCGTGAAGCGAACCTGCTTCAAGGAGGTGCCCGACAACCTCATCTTTCACCTCAAACGCTTCGAGTTCGACCTGGTAGACTTCAGCCGTAAGAAGGTTTACGACCATTTTGAGTTCCCGCCGTCGATCGACATCAACGCGTACCACGTTGATTACCTCAGCGACCCGACCAAGCCACAGGAAGAGGACATGTTCGATCTCGTCGGTGTGCTTGTCCACACTGGCACCTGTGAGCATGGTCATTACTATTCTTACATCCGCGAGCGACCTTGCTCCACTGGCAGTAAGGTACCTGACAGTAAGGTACCTCCTTGGTTTGAATTTGACGACTCCAACGTCACGCCTTTCGATCCGGCTGACATCGCATACCGCGCATTCGGAGGCATGACGGATGATACCTACAGCCGGGTACTGAAACAATACTCGGCATACATGCTATTCTACCAACGCCGTACTGCCCTCGACGCAGATCAAAGTCAATGGGTCACTTCTACGAACGAAACAACGCCAAAGGTTCCCATGCCCAAGGATCTAGAGCATGAGGTTGACATTGTCAACGAGGCGCTTGTCCAAGAGTATTGCTTACTTGACCCCGACCATACCGCGTTTGTGCGGCAACTTCATGTGATGTCGCGCTCCATCAATCATGGTTCTTGCTCAGAGGATCACGCTCAGGTATGTACTTGATATCATCGCGTTACTTGAGATACTAATACTCACCAGGAGGTGCATTCGCTTCAGATTGTGCTTGGGCATCTCGGTCGCATCGTCTGGCGCCACCCTAGTTCGGACATCTTTTGCGAAACACTAGTTCAGCTGCGACGTTCAGTTTTGCCATGTACGATGTGCTGCACTATCGCTCTCAAGTTCCTTGCTGGGGATGAGCATGTCTTCTTCAATCTACTCGTTCGTTGCCCACACGCCAAAGTCAGGTCTCAGATACGCAACTTTTTCATCGACTGTCTGAAGGTGGTTCGCGATCAAGATCCTGCCATGTATGGCTTTGAAGGCATGGAGAACGATATGGACGTCGACTCTCCCAGTCTGAAGGAGGGAGTACTCACAGACGTCACGTCTAGGCTACGTCAAATGGCGGATGAGAGCTATCTCTCAACCCGAGGCTGGGACGATTTTTACCTCATGGTGATCCAAATCATAGAGATGGGTCACTCGGAAACCGCCGCATTGCTGAATCATGGGTTCCTCCAGTTCTGCCTGACAATGCTTTCTATGCATGTTCACAAGAGCTTCCAAGAGAGGAACCCTGAGCTATGGAGAATCCTGAACAAGAAGACAGGAATCTACAATAGGCTTGTCGCCTGTGCTTCCACCCTACTCTCGCAGATGGATACACATCTACCCGTCATCGAACGAAACTCGAGTGTAGATCGACAGGATACTCTGGATCGAGAAAGCATGCGGTTCCCTCTGACATTTGACGAGAGAGCAATGCTGTATTATTGGGACAACGAGCTCAAGGCAATTGCAGTCCTGGACAAGGCTTTGGAGATGTTCGATTCCTCCAAAGTGGATCAATTCTGTCCGGGTGACATTGTCAAGTCGATGCTTGGCTGGGCGAACGCGCAAGCCCAGAACAATCTGTTGAAGACCATCAACGACGGAATTGCCCTTGATCCTCCTTTCTGCGATGCATACATGAGAGCAGGCCTGTCGTTCTGCGAAGCCTCTCCTGCCGTCGACAATGTCCTGAAGATCATCACCGCGGTGACAAAGGCAATCGCATCGCAGACCCGGGTTGACGAGGAGCGCCCCCCAGGCGGACCTGCTGTCCTCGGATTCATCGTTGGCCTTCTCAACGCAGACAACACGGCCATCTTCCAGCAAAAGAACCGACATGTGTTCTTTTACTGGATCATGGCGAAGAGCCGCACGTGGGCACCTCCTCTGCTTATGCATACAGTGGACAGTGTACGTCACGGTGCAAATCTCGTCTTGCGGGAGCTTTACAAGACTCATAACGACTGGCCCGAGGAATTGGTGCACGCTCAATGGAGAACGCTCCGCGAACTAGCTATTGAGATGATGCAGCATATTCTTTCCGGGAAGAACCAGTGTATGCTCAAGTCACATCTGAGTGTACTTATTGAGGCTTGCGAGTACCTTATTCAGCAGCTCTTCGACCTGAGCCAAAGCGAGGACCCGGCGTTAGAAGCGTATCGAGACGAAGTCCAAGATCCAAGCTGCATTTTCCAATGGCAGCAGCACGTTGAGCCTGCTATAAACTCATGGCCGCAAGATGACGGCCTCTCGGCGGGTGATGTGTATGAGCAGTCAGAATTTGGTAGTGAGTCTGATATGGAGGACGTGGCCGATGTTGATGCATGATTATTAATCGGCTCCGCGTCTACAGGCAGCTCGCATTCATGGACCCTTGTGTCTCCTTTGCATGGTAGTAATAGCAGTGGTAAATCTCTGGAGTTTGGGGGTTTGGAGGCTGCGTCGCTGGGGAAGGGAGACGACGATGTCACGATGTCGACGAACTTTTAGATGGCCGCATGGCGTTTTTATGGTAGAGATGATAGATGCGTTGACCTTTCCCTGTCTGCTCCATGGGGTCTGCAGCGTTGAGAGCACCATCATCAACTTATGATTCTTTCTTGATTATTCATATCTGGGCGGCATAGCGAGGGTGCTTGGGCGTACGAGGAGACGGCATGGTTTGATGCACACGCTGGGAATTGGGGTCATGAGTAACCACGTATTACGAGATTAGCCCTGCCTAGATCAAGCATAGTGTGCTTGCATCCATCTCAGTCAGCCTTTGTGGTCTTTTTGCAATGTATGACATGTGATGCGCGTGCGAATCAAAACCGGTAGCTGGTGGAGCTGCGGAGATAACGGCATCGCGGCTACGTCATAGGTACGGAAGCTGGAGGAGCAAATGCCACTTTACCAAGCCTGCGCCGTCATGACGAGTTTGCCTTTTTTTTTCTTAGCTGTGAGAATCTCAAGTTTTGCAATTGATCCCTTTACTTTTTCTTCTTCCAAGTAATTTTTCCTGCTCGTAAACAGCTGCCTCGCCTGGTTTTGTGCTTGCGACTAGCTTAGGAAGCACGCGACAGCCCGTACCCCACGACATAGCGCCAGAGTCTCACCACGATAGTAGACCAGCGAAGAAGGAAAGAGAAAGTCTAGAGCAATTGAAGCTTGAAAATCTGTCACAATGGCGAACAAATTGGACGCGATAAAGCCGCAGAAGAAGATTGAGCTCTTCTCCGGCTCATACTTTGCGGCATGCACAATGGGAGGCATCATCGCATGCGGACCTACACATACAATGGTTACGCCTCTAGATCTGGTAAGCAACTCACCTCACCCTATTCTAAACCCCCAACCGGCTCTAACACATCAAACCAGGTAAAATGCCGACGCCAAGTCGACTCCTCCCTCTACAAGTCCAACTCACAAGCCTGGAAAATGATCTACTCCAAAGAAGGTCTCCGCGGCGTCTTCTTCGGCTGGACCCCAACCTTCATCGGCTACTCGATGCAAGGCGCGGGAAAATACGGCTTCTACGAAGGCTTCAAGTACCTCTACGGCGACAAACTCGCGCCCGGAGCACCCAAACAAGTCGTCTACCtcgccgcctccgcctcAGCAGAGTTCCTAGCGGACCTCGCCTTGTGCCCCATGGAAGCCATCAAAGTGCGCATGCAGACTACGCTCCCGCCTTTTGCGCACAACTTGCGCGAGGGCTGGGCCAAGGTTATCAAGGAAGAGGGTGTCGGTGGCTTGTACAAGGGATTGTACCCCCTGTGGGCGAGGCAGATTCCGTATACCATGGTCAAGTTTGCGACGTTTGAGGAGACGGTTACGCAGATTTATCGGTTTTTGGGTAAGCCCAAGGAGTCGTTTGGGCCGCTGCAGCAGACCGGGGTTAGTTTCCTGGGTGGGTACATCGCCGGTGTTGGGTGTGCGGTTGTGTCGCATCCTGCAGGTATGTTTAGTTCATTTTCTGTCGAGGAGATCAGGTGGTATGTGGGAAGTGCTAACAAGTTACTGCAGACGTCATGGTGTCGAAACTCAACAGCGACCGCAAGCCTGGTGAGAGTGCGGGTCAAGCTATCGGCAGGATATATGGCAAGATTGGTTTCCCTGGTTTGTGGAATGGTCTGCCTGTTCGTATCTTTATGATTGGTACACTCACGGCGTTTCAATGGCTTATTTATGATTCTTTCAAGGTTTATCTGGGTGTAagtcttcttcttccgtCCGCGCTCGAGTATATGGATGCTAATGTTTTGATCAGCTTCCTACGACTGGTGGTCATTAGACTGTGTTGGGCTCTGGGCATGTGTGATATCGTATGGCGTCTGTATAGTGTTATCTGGCGCTTCGGACTGGGATATTTTAGTAATGAATTAATGGAACCGAACAATGAAGACTAAAAGATGAAGTCTGATATGATGTGTGCGGGGTTCATATTGTTCATATACTTTCCCATCCGGTTTGACATAGTTGTTACATCAACGGTCTTGGCGTTGACGTTTCGTTTTGTGTATCGCCATGCTTACCTATCAAGACGTGGTCGATGTGCGTTTTACTGAAGTGCAGCTATAAATTAGCAAAGTGTCATAGTAACCCCGTGGCAATTGAGATCTTAAAAGGGGGCTGAGGCTAAAAGTGTGGCAGTGTCCTTGAGAGCATGAAGTTTGTGCTGGAAAAGGAGACTTACCCAAGGATTCACATAAGTGTTCGAGAAGAGTGATATTTCAAAACGCCAATTACTGTGACCTTCGGAAAAGGTTAACTGGAAGGATTTTCCGAAAATAAAGGAGAGGCAAAGCGAAATATTCATCACAAGTCACAAATCAAGTCAAAGTCAGGAGCATATTTTGAAAGGAACAAATCCATTAGCGAAATTAAAAGGCTATAAACGACTTAGGTAAAGAAAAGGGTGATGACCCAGGAGCTGGTAAGGTATATCGAGAACAAGAATTGCCAATCTCCACGAAAAGGCGAAAGTACAAACACTCCAAGAGCCATCTACAAAAAATGTTCTATACACATCAGAAAGGTTTTGTTGGCGCTTATTCCACAGGCCGCCATATGCTactcctcctcctcctcctaTTTTCAATTGATCGGTTTGATCCTCATGGTCCAATAGCTCGCCTAAAAGATTCGCTGGTAGGCGAGTCTAGTAAGGTGCTTAGACGACAAAGGTGTAAGGAACCTTGGCGACGTAGGGGTCGGCGGGAGCGGGGGTGCCAGGAGTGGCAGGAGTAGTGACACCGCCACCGATGGGAGTAGTGACACCGCCACCGATGGGAGTAGTGACACCGCCGCCAATGGGAGTAGGGATGGTCTCGCCGCCAGCGCCGGGAGGTTAGGGAGGGGAAGGGTGGGCATGTTCTCGCCGCCAGCGCCGGGGAGGTTAGGGAGGGGAAGGGTGGGCATGTTCTCACCGCCAGCACCGGGGAGGTTAGGGAGGGGAAGGGTGGGCATGTTCTCGCCGCCAGCGCCGGGGAGGGTAGGGAGGTTAGGGATGGTCTCGCCGCCAGCACCGGGGAGGTTAGGGAGACCAGGGATGATGTCGCCGTTATCGCCGCCAATGGGGATAGGAAGACCGCCAGCACCAGGGAGGTTAGGGAGATCAGGGATGATGTCGCCGTTGTCGCCGCCAATGGGGATAGGAAGACCGCCAGCACCGGGGAGGTTAGGGAGATCAGGGATGATGTCACCGTTGTCGCCGTTGTCGCCGCCAATGGGGATGGGAAGACCGCCAGCACCGGGGAGGTTAGGGAGATCAGGGATGATGTCGCCGTTGTCGCCGTTGTCGCCGCCAATGGGGATGGGAAGACCGCCAGCACCGGGGAGGTTAGGGAGGTCAGGGATgatgtcgtcgtcgttgtcgtcgcCGCCGCCGATAATGGGGAGGTCAGGAATGATCTCgtcgtcgttgtcgtcgtcgccgcCGCCGATAATGGGGAGGTCAGGAATGATGTCACCGCCACCGCCGCCAATGGGAAGACCGCCACCACCAATTGGGTTGGGGACGGCCGGAGATGGGACAGCGGGGGAAGGAAGCACACCGTCGTATCCTGAGGCTGGGACGGGGATGGGAGAAACAATCGGGAGGGGAGCAACAACCGGGGCCGATGaatcgtcgtcgtcgtcgtcgcaGTCTCCACCAAGAAGGCTGCCGATAATGGGAAGGCAGAGGGTACGCTTACGCTTCTCCGAGTTCTGCTGGTGCATCTGCTGGTGGGTCTGGAGGGTCGAGGCTTGCGAGCTTGTAGTCTTGCCGAGAACGTTGAAGACAGCATCGTTGTTGGAGAGGATGGCATTGTTGTTGGCGTTGTCGTGGATGTTGTTGTCGGAACCAGGGGAAAGGACGGGAACACGGAAACTGGTACTCTTCAGGACGTCGTTGATGATTCCCTCGCCATTGGTGCCAGAGTTTTGGCCGGTAGTGAGAGCGTTGTTGTCGACGGGCTGCTTGTTGCCCTGACCGGGCATAACACCCTGGAGACCAGCGGTAAGATCCTCAAGAACACCGGCATCGATGGGAGCGGCCTGGACAGAGGCGGCGATGGCGAAAGCGCAGACGGTAAGGTAAGAACGCATCTTGAAGATGGGTGGGTGGTTGATTAGGTAGTGTTTGCTGTGGAGGTGGTAATTGATGGAGCGAGTGTAATAGATATTAGATTATTAGAGTCAGCGAATGTGGTAATAACCAGTGGAGTGAATGTGAGAGTGTGAGAGGAGCTGGATGATGTTCCTAAGGTGGACGGAAGTCTGACTTATATACATCTGAGGCCTTCTGCGGACAGTGGAATTTGATGCTGGCGAAAAAGTAATTGCTTCATGCTCTGCTATGCGTTGAGAGGTGCAAGCGTTGTTCCTCGGTGTGGATCCACTGGTAATGCGCGTCATACCACGGTGAGGATGTTGCTAAGACTGCATCTTGGGCCCCGCAAATAAGCACTACAGATCTCCATTAGAAAAAGTATCGTGTTGCCGTTGTTCAACGCTGTTCCTGTCCGGATGAGGCTTGACATGCCTATTGGCTTTCGCAGAGTGTCTATGGATCCACTGGGGTAAGGTCTCCATAAGCGCTGGTAAGTTGGAACGTCCTCCTTAGCTCATATCGCCGTGCATTTTGCCTGTCAAAATTTCCAGATGATCACTTGGCGTGAGTGGTATGTACTTTGGACGTTGAACTACTTGTCGATGTCGGTGAAGGTGACGCTCATCCATCTGGTGGGCTTTTCATGGAATTCAGCACGATAACTGTGATAGGAACTTCTCCAGTACATCTGAGCCGCATTACTGCGTTTCACGCATCGTGGGTATCGCAAGCGTCGGGTGTTGCAAGGCTTGACGCGCTTGCGGTTGAGGATGTTGTTCCTGCATGCTCCCGCAAGCGGCACGTGCTCATGGCGATCTGCCGCTAGCGGGGGACGCGCTTCCAAAGTTCCATGCTTCAATTACGTCGTTTCGGAACATATCCTGCAGCCACACCATTGGATGTCAATGTCAACTGTGGCTGGTGTGTATGATTGAAGCTGCTGACCCAGATCGAAGACATTCGACATCTACATCTGCAGATGTCTCCATCGAAGGCCCTCCCCGACCATTTCAGCCAAAGCGACGAACCACATTCAACAATGCAATGCTTTGTGAGCCTGGTTTCTAATATCGCGGTAAAGCATGCTTACGGAACCTGGTATGTTGGTCGAGTGCCGCTAGCCGTGGCAGTACACCACTTTCTTTTTAGCCAAGCAACACCTGTGCTCTCAACAGCTTCACCACACCGGTATCGAAGCACTGAGGGGCCGCCCTTGGCATACATTGGCATTTCGCATGCACACATGACTGAATGCTTCGAGAACTCATGCATACCAGTCTTGAAAGAGTAGTGGGGCTCAGCGCGTAGATGCAGCTGTCAAACTTCATGCTGGACAGCCTACAGCGCTCCCAGCACCTCACTTCTCGCAACGATGAGTCCCGAGGAAGCAACCGCATACTTTGGTACTGATTTATTGATAATCTTGACTAGGTGATTTATTATGATTATGTTGAGGATATACAGTCTGTGTAACCATCACTCATCTTGACCATCGCTCGTGGTTTGAGCGCTATTCGGAACGCGGGGCAAGTCAATGGTGGGAAAAAGCAAAAGTCGCAGAACAAGCAAAACGCCACGCGCAGTAGGTACCGAGAATATCTAACACGTCCCAAAACGACACTTATTACTGACCGGCTACTGTTTGCTTTTCATGTTCTGCTTTTTTGTCGTCTCCATTCTGAGCGCTCTCTGCCCGGCGATGTTCCCCGGGCCCTATCAAGTTGTAGTAAGATGTTGGTTTCTCTTGTCGAGGTCTTCCCTTTCCTGACCGCTTCTGTCGGCGGAAACTGGTACGTGGGGTACATCGTGATGATGTACAGCACGACTATGTTGACCGCTTGGTGCATCAGGTGGTGTCGGGTACGTCTAACGTGTACATTTTGAGATTCGTGGGTCTCGTTCCAGATTAACGCTGTCTAGCTGTACAGGCAATTGTATACAATACTCGCCGATCTGACAGTGCTGGGTGAGAGATCGGTAGATGGGATGCGTGTAGCTTGCGCACTTCATCGGGGGATAGTGAAGCGGTGTGATTGAGGTGTTGCTGTCCTGTACGGAGTGATTTCGAGGTCAGTCAGTCGCCTAGTGTCATCGCCGTCTTGCTGCATGACTAGCATTTGCGTGACTGCCGGTTGTTTATTAAACTCCGTAATGTTGGTGTTGTGCATCTGCGATCTGGAGTCATGACTTCGTCCATCGCTCACCATGAGGTGTTGAAAACGACGTGAAATAGTTATAGGTAGATCATAATGAACCAATCTATGTCAAGAACATCAAAATAGTAGTCTATAATGTTCCTTATGCATGAGCAGGCACAATTGCTACCAGCGATGCTCGCTTGGCAGAGAATATACCGTTGTGTTTTCACGATATCTCAACTTCCAATGATCGTCTTGTCTTGGATCTCAAGGGTATTCCATAAAAATTTGATTCATAACGATAAGGATATGTTAGCAGTCTATGTATACCATAGGTTACGAAAATCAAATGTCAACACAAGTAGTCCATGTAATATGTTAAGTATCGTATCGAAATTTTTTGACAATAATCCTACATACTCTACATGTTCGAAAATTCATCACGAACACAAATTCATACGTGATGACACCAAACTTAATAGATATTAAGATATCAGCTATATGTTTTCTTTGAACACATTTTGGGTAAGTCCAGACAGCGTATAGACGTTTCACAGAGGATGTGTTGTATCTTTATAAAAGTCTTGGCGGCGCCGATGCTGAATGAGGTCTTTGCTAGCAACCATAAGTTCGGCCCGCTGCCGGAACAAAATCAGTTCTCTTGAACTGATATAGATTTGAATACCATATACAGATGATGATATACAACAAAAAGGCGCGTTGGGTTGCATGTGATAGCTATATTTCTCGCCATTGACGGGCATCATAAATACGACGTAAACTCCAGAGATTACTTTTACCCAACCAGACATATCCAACATGATATCTACAAAAACTTTCACAAACATGACTTTCGTTATGTTTTACTCAGAGTCTGTAACACAGCCCTGGCTAGCATCCTTGACAAACCTCGCATACTTGAACAGCGTACCCTTCTTATACTTCAGTTCCGGCGCCTTCCAGCTCTTTCTCCGCTCAGCCAGTTCCTGCTCGCTAACGCCAATGTTGAGCTCGTTTGATTCAGAGTCAATGGTGATTTCGTCGCCGTCCCTTACGAGACCAATGGGACCACCCTCTTGGGCTTCGGGCACAATGTGACCGATCAAGAAACCGTGGCTACCACCACTGAAGCGGCCGTCGGTGATGAGTGCGACGTCCTTGCCAAGACCGGCGCCCATGATGGCGGAGCTGGGCTTCAGCATCTCGGGCATACCGGGGCCGCCCTTGGGGCCTTCGTATCGGATGACGACGAC is a window from the Pyrenophora tritici-repentis strain M4 chromosome 7, whole genome shotgun sequence genome containing:
- a CDS encoding mitochondrial phosphate carrier protein — translated: MANKLDAIKPQKKIELFSGSYFAACTMGGIIACGPTHTMVTPLDLVKCRRQVDSSLYKSNSQAWKMIYSKEGLRGVFFGWTPTFIGYSMQGAGKYGFYEGFKYLYGDKLAPGAPKQVVYLAASASAEFLADLALCPMEAIKVRMQTTLPPFAHNLREGWAKVIKEEGVGGLYKGLYPLWARQIPYTMVKFATFEETVTQIYRFLGKPKESFGPLQQTGVSFLGGYIAGVGCAVVSHPADVMVSKLNSDRKPGESAGQAIGRIYGKIGFPGLWNGLPVRIFMIGTLTAFQWLIYDSFKVYLGLPTTGGH